Genomic DNA from Desulfonema ishimotonii:
CGCCTACGGCCACGAGCTGATTGAACAGGTCATTACGGTCGATTTTCCGGGTTCTGAGAAGCCCTTCAAGCTGGATTCCCTCGGGCAGCAGCCCCTCAAAAAAGGGGGGAAATCTGTCAAATTCATACCGTTTCATATCCGGTGGCATGGTCAGAGATACCGGCGGGCCGGAATAATCGGCATCGTAGATAAAACGATAGCTTTTGGCGCGTTCAACCTCTTCCAGAATTCCTGCCCGTTTGTCATGAAAAAATACCTCTGCTCTCCTCATTTTTTCTTTCCTCAAACTGCGCCATCAGCGGGCTGTCCATTATCAGGCTGATGTTCAGCGCATTCATCACCTTCAGCAGCGTGCTGATTTTTACGGTTTCTTTTCCATGTTCGATGTCGTATATGACGGTCTTTCCGACACCGGCAATGTCTGCGAGGTCGATTCTCGATAAGCCGCTTTGCTTTCGGTGGAAATGTATTATGTCACCGATTTCGGAGATATGATCATAAGGGATTTTTACCGTCATAGCAGCAATTGCTCCGTTTTACTTAAATATTTTTTTAAAATCTGATGAAACAACTCTTTTTTACCGCTTTGACGGCAATATATCAAGCTTTTTACGGGATGGTTCAGCTCAAACGTGAAAATGCGGAATATATTACCGCTTTGGCGGCAAAAAATACGGACAGCAGTGCGCCGTGAATCGGAACGGGGTTAAAGAGCTGTTTAAGAAATACCCGCAACCCATCTGTGGTTTCGGGGCTTGTTCAAAAACCCCGGAAATCCGTTCCCTCCCGTTGGCGAACATCCGGGTATTGTATGGAGGGGTGTATTGCAATACGTCCCTGCTGTGGTTTTCATTTTTTAACATCAAAGAAAAGAAACTCAAATGGACTCTGTAATCGAAACAAAATCCGCTCTGAAGGTAGGACCGGAAAATAAAACAAACTGGTATCGGGAGGTGCTGCGGGTCAGCCTGCCCCTGGTGGTGAGTACCTCCAGCATAATGGTCATGGAGATCACCGACCGGATTTTTCTGGCCCATTATTCCCTGGACGCCATTGCCGCAGCCATCCCGGGCGGCCTGACCGCATTTCTTTTTATTTCCTTTTTCATAGGCGTGGCCGTTTATCTCAACGTCTTTATTGCCCAGTATACCGGGGCCGGTGAGGAGAAGCGTGTGGGAAGCGCCCTGTGGCAGGGGATTTATTTTTCTCTGCTGGCCGGTCTGATAATGACCCTGATGTACTTTGTCGCTGCCCCACTGTTCCGGTTCAGCGGCCATGTGCCCGAAGTTCAGCGGCTGGAGGTGATCTATTTCCGGGTGCTTTGTGTGGGATCGGGTCTCAACATTCTGGGAATAGCGCTTTCCTGCTTTTTCATGGGCCGGGGCCAGACCCGTCCGGTCATGCTGGTCAACCTGGCGGGAATGCTGTTCAATATTCCGCTGAACTGTGCGCTGATCAATGGGATGTGGGGATTTCCGGAACTGGGCATTGCCGGGGCCGGTATTGGCACTGTTACGTCGTGGGGACTGATGCTGATCCTCTATTGTGTTCTGATTTTTAACCGGGAAAATGACCGCCGGTTCGGGGTCTGGCGCAACCGGAAAATCGACCGGGGGATTTTTCTGCGCCTGATGAAATTCGGGGTTCCTGGCGCGATCCAGTTCAGCATGGACATTTTTGCGTTTACCTTTTTCGTACTCATGGTGGGCCGTATCGGCAAGGTGGAACTGGCGGTGACCAACATTGTCCTCTCCATCAATTCGCTGACATTCATGCCCATGATGGGGTTTTCAATGGGAACGAGTACCCTGGTGGGACAGGCCCTGGGCCGGAACCGGCCTGATGATGCGGTGGCCGTGACTCGGAGTACGCTGCACATCATTTATATCTACATCGGCCTGATGGCTGCGTTTTTCCTGTTTGTTCCCGAATGGGCCCTGAGTGTTTTCCAGTCCCGGAATCAGTCTCCTGCCGAATATGCGGCCATTCAGGAGATGGGCATCGTGCTGCTCCGGTTTGTGGCCGTGTACATCTTTTTTGATGCCCAGTACACCACATATGTGGGGGCGCTCAAGGGGGCCGGAGATACCCGGTTCATCATGTGGAGCATCGGAATATTATCTCTGGCCGTGATGGTATTGCCTATCTGTGTCGGCATTGAATATTTTGGCTGCGAGCTGTATTACGCATGGAGCTGCTGCACCCTGTTTGT
This window encodes:
- a CDS encoding HipA N-terminal domain-containing protein, whose protein sequence is MRRAEVFFHDKRAGILEEVERAKSYRFIYDADYSGPPVSLTMPPDMKRYEFDRFPPFFEGLLPEGIQLEGLLRTRKIDRNDLFNQLVAVGADMVGAATVREIK
- a CDS encoding helix-turn-helix domain-containing protein, whose translation is MTVKIPYDHISEIGDIIHFHRKQSGLSRIDLADIAGVGKTVIYDIEHGKETVKISTLLKVMNALNISLIMDSPLMAQFEERKNEESRGIFS
- a CDS encoding MATE family efflux transporter — its product is MDSVIETKSALKVGPENKTNWYREVLRVSLPLVVSTSSIMVMEITDRIFLAHYSLDAIAAAIPGGLTAFLFISFFIGVAVYLNVFIAQYTGAGEEKRVGSALWQGIYFSLLAGLIMTLMYFVAAPLFRFSGHVPEVQRLEVIYFRVLCVGSGLNILGIALSCFFMGRGQTRPVMLVNLAGMLFNIPLNCALINGMWGFPELGIAGAGIGTVTSWGLMLILYCVLIFNRENDRRFGVWRNRKIDRGIFLRLMKFGVPGAIQFSMDIFAFTFFVLMVGRIGKVELAVTNIVLSINSLTFMPMMGFSMGTSTLVGQALGRNRPDDAVAVTRSTLHIIYIYIGLMAAFFLFVPEWALSVFQSRNQSPAEYAAIQEMGIVLLRFVAVYIFFDAQYTTYVGALKGAGDTRFIMWSIGILSLAVMVLPICVGIEYFGCELYYAWSCCTLFVFSLFAVSLWRYLRGEWKTMRVIEQKSERVH